In Aquimarina spinulae, a single window of DNA contains:
- the argB gene encoding acetylglutamate kinase: MREHLKKRLLVAKIGGNIIEDPEALTSFLEDFSKVEGPKILVHGGGKSATRLAAQLGIKTEMIDGRRITSAENLDIVVMTYAGLLNKTIVAGLQHHHCNALGLTGTDANVIMAKKRPVQFVDYGYVGDVVNVNGNTIKAFLNQGITPVFCAVTHDGQGQLFNTNADTIASEIASEMSADYEVSLFYCFELKGVLENIEDKDSVIEHIDLERYTALREAEVITEGMLPKLQNCFDALQKKVSTVHIANADFIKDNTTKHTTLSL; the protein is encoded by the coding sequence ATGAGAGAACATTTGAAAAAGAGATTATTGGTCGCCAAGATTGGCGGAAATATAATAGAAGATCCAGAAGCATTGACTTCTTTCTTAGAAGATTTTTCTAAAGTAGAAGGCCCAAAGATTTTGGTTCACGGCGGAGGAAAATCTGCTACTCGACTTGCAGCTCAGTTAGGTATAAAGACCGAGATGATCGATGGTCGAAGAATTACTTCTGCAGAGAACCTGGATATCGTTGTAATGACGTATGCAGGGTTATTAAATAAAACCATTGTTGCAGGTTTACAGCATCACCATTGTAATGCTCTGGGATTAACTGGGACAGATGCCAATGTAATTATGGCAAAGAAAAGACCTGTGCAATTTGTTGATTATGGATATGTTGGTGATGTTGTTAACGTAAATGGCAATACCATAAAAGCATTTTTAAATCAGGGAATTACACCGGTTTTTTGCGCCGTTACCCACGATGGTCAAGGGCAATTGTTTAATACGAATGCAGATACAATAGCTTCAGAAATAGCTTCAGAAATGAGTGCTGATTACGAGGTGTCGTTATTTTATTGTTTCGAATTAAAAGGTGTTCTTGAAAATATAGAAGATAAAGATTCTGTAATCGAACATATTGATTTAGAGAGGTATACAGCATTAAGAGAAGCAGAAGTGATCACAGAAGGAATGCTTCCAAAGCTTCAGAATTGCTTTGACGCCTTACAAAAAAAAGTAAGCACAGTACATATTGCTAATGCAGATTTTATAAAGGATAATACAACTAAACATACGACTTTAAGTCTATAA
- a CDS encoding N-acetylornithine carbamoyltransferase yields MNNYFSIQDIDSLPVWVEEAIAIKKTPLSNMALGKDKTIGLLFFNPSLRTRLSTQKAALNLGMNVMVMNFTGEGWSLEYGDGTIMDQGNSEHVKEAAQVVSQYCDVLGVRAFAKLEDRDDDYSEKVLHGFMNYASIPVINMESATRHPLQALTDAITISEYKKTDKPKVVLSWAPHPKALPQAVANSFVEMMQRMDADFVITHPVGFELASQITKQVPIDYNQENALKDADFVYVKNWSAYQEYGKVIDNDPSWKITNTKMKLTNDAKFMHCLPVRRNVVVDDAVLDSKNSIVIEQANNRTYAAQLVLKKILEKS; encoded by the coding sequence ATGAACAACTACTTTTCAATACAGGATATAGACTCTTTACCCGTTTGGGTAGAGGAAGCAATTGCAATAAAGAAAACCCCTTTATCTAATATGGCTTTGGGTAAAGATAAAACGATAGGATTGTTATTTTTTAATCCAAGTCTTCGTACTCGTTTGAGCACCCAGAAAGCAGCCTTAAATCTGGGAATGAATGTTATGGTTATGAATTTTACAGGAGAAGGCTGGTCGCTCGAGTATGGAGACGGAACCATAATGGATCAGGGGAATTCTGAACATGTAAAAGAAGCTGCCCAGGTAGTTTCTCAATATTGTGATGTATTGGGAGTACGAGCTTTTGCAAAGTTAGAAGATAGAGATGATGACTACAGCGAGAAAGTACTTCATGGGTTTATGAACTATGCTTCAATACCAGTTATCAATATGGAAAGCGCGACCAGACATCCATTACAAGCGTTAACAGATGCTATAACAATTTCCGAATATAAAAAAACAGACAAGCCAAAGGTTGTATTATCATGGGCACCGCATCCAAAAGCCTTACCACAGGCAGTTGCTAATTCTTTTGTAGAGATGATGCAGCGTATGGACGCAGATTTTGTAATTACCCATCCTGTGGGATTTGAGTTAGCCAGTCAGATTACTAAACAGGTGCCCATTGATTACAACCAGGAAAATGCATTAAAAGATGCCGATTTTGTGTATGTCAAAAATTGGAGTGCCTATCAAGAATACGGTAAAGTCATAGATAATGATCCTTCCTGGAAAATTACAAATACAAAAATGAAACTAACCAATGATGCAAAATTTATGCATTGCCTACCTGTACGAAGAAATGTAGTTGTAGATGATGCAGTACTGGATAGTAAAAATTCTATTGTTATCGAACAGGCAAATAATAGAACATATGCTGCACAATTGGTTTTAAAGAAAATACTTGAAAAATCTTAA
- a CDS encoding aspartate aminotransferase family protein: MKLFDVYPLYDVEPVKAYNATVVDKNGTEYLDMYGGHAVISIGHSHPHYVQNIKEQVEKIGFYSNAVQNNLQTKLAKKLGALSGYDDYQLFLCNSGAEANENALKLASFYTGKSRVVAFHNGFHGRTSAAVAATDNAKINAPLNTQQNVTFLPLNQIELVRTELEKGDVCAVIIEPIQGVGGLDEGTTSFFTTLETLCHELGVVLIVDEVQSGYGRSGNFFAHQYHEITPDIISIAKGMGNGFPIGGILIAPHIKPNYGMLGTTFGGNHLACIAALSVLEVIETENLIDNARLTGAYFESKAHQIPGVQKVKGKGLMLGLEFDFEVSELRKRLIYEEHIFTGGAMNKKLLRILPPLTIGKKQIDQFINALQSVLVEKPMI; the protein is encoded by the coding sequence ATGAAATTATTTGACGTGTATCCTTTATATGATGTAGAGCCTGTAAAAGCTTACAATGCTACCGTTGTGGATAAAAATGGAACAGAATATTTGGATATGTACGGAGGGCATGCAGTGATTTCAATAGGTCATTCTCATCCTCACTATGTACAAAACATAAAAGAACAGGTAGAGAAAATAGGCTTTTATTCTAATGCTGTTCAAAATAACTTACAAACGAAATTAGCAAAAAAACTGGGAGCATTATCGGGATATGACGACTATCAATTGTTTTTATGTAACTCTGGAGCCGAAGCCAATGAAAATGCATTAAAACTAGCTTCTTTTTATACAGGGAAATCAAGGGTGGTAGCATTTCATAATGGTTTTCACGGGCGAACATCTGCCGCAGTAGCTGCTACAGATAATGCTAAAATCAATGCACCATTAAATACTCAGCAAAACGTCACTTTTTTGCCGTTAAACCAAATTGAGCTCGTAAGAACTGAATTAGAAAAAGGTGACGTGTGTGCTGTGATTATAGAACCTATACAAGGAGTAGGAGGGCTAGATGAAGGAACTACTTCTTTTTTTACAACCTTAGAAACCTTATGTCATGAGCTCGGAGTTGTTTTAATAGTTGATGAAGTGCAATCGGGTTACGGCAGGAGCGGTAATTTTTTTGCACATCAATATCATGAGATAACACCAGATATCATTTCTATAGCAAAAGGTATGGGTAACGGTTTTCCCATAGGAGGGATATTAATTGCCCCACATATAAAACCTAATTATGGGATGCTGGGAACCACTTTTGGAGGTAATCACCTGGCTTGTATTGCAGCATTATCGGTTCTTGAAGTAATTGAAACCGAAAACCTTATTGATAATGCAAGATTAACAGGAGCATATTTTGAATCTAAAGCACATCAAATTCCCGGAGTACAAAAGGTAAAAGGAAAAGGACTAATGTTAGGATTAGAGTTTGATTTCGAGGTTAGCGAACTTAGAAAAAGACTCATCTATGAGGAGCATATTTTTACAGGAGGAGCAATGAATAAAAAGCTATTGCGAATTCTTCCTCCGTTAACCATTGGGAAAAAGCAGATAGATCAATTTATAAACGCATTACAAAGTGTATTGGTAGAAAAACCAATGATTTAA
- the proC gene encoding pyrroline-5-carboxylate reductase gives MNTITIIGGGNLGKSIISGLVNSDLFEATDITVVDKSKYNLKEVEEKLGVSTSQNIVASIKNAKWVILCVQPRQLDAVLQEIKNTVTTDQILISTVTGTSIAEINEVVPNNKVVRVMPNTGAAKKLSMTCIAANEDVKEELTTVQKMFDTIGKTLIIEERLMQAATVLGASGIAFFLRFLRAMIQGGIQMGFHPHEAQIIAVQTAIGAATLVAENGTHPEREIDKVTTPQGCTIEGLNEMEHQGLSSSVIKGVMASYEKINTIK, from the coding sequence ATGAACACAATAACAATTATAGGAGGAGGAAACTTAGGGAAATCAATAATTTCTGGATTGGTCAATAGTGATTTGTTTGAAGCTACTGATATTACAGTAGTAGATAAATCAAAATATAATCTAAAAGAAGTTGAAGAAAAACTAGGAGTATCTACCTCACAAAATATAGTAGCATCTATAAAAAATGCAAAATGGGTAATTCTTTGTGTACAACCAAGACAGTTGGATGCTGTTTTACAGGAAATAAAAAATACAGTAACAACAGATCAAATATTGATTTCTACAGTAACAGGTACATCAATTGCCGAAATCAATGAGGTAGTTCCTAATAATAAAGTAGTACGGGTAATGCCAAATACAGGAGCTGCCAAAAAACTATCAATGACTTGTATTGCAGCTAATGAAGATGTAAAAGAAGAATTAACTACAGTACAAAAGATGTTTGACACCATCGGTAAAACGCTAATTATAGAAGAACGTCTAATGCAGGCCGCTACGGTTTTAGGAGCTAGCGGAATAGCATTTTTTCTTAGATTTTTAAGAGCAATGATACAAGGAGGGATTCAAATGGGATTTCACCCGCATGAAGCCCAAATCATTGCGGTGCAAACCGCGATAGGAGCTGCAACATTGGTAGCAGAGAATGGAACTCATCCCGAACGTGAAATCGATAAGGTGACAACACCCCAGGGGTGTACCATAGAAGGGCTAAATGAGATGGAACACCAAGGATTAAGCTCATCGGTAATAAAAGGAGTGATGGCTTCTTATGAAAAAATAAACACAATTAAGTAG
- the argC gene encoding N-acetyl-gamma-glutamyl-phosphate reductase, with protein sequence MIQVGIIGGSGYTAGELLRLLVHHPEVHLDFVYSTTNAGVPIHKQHPDLIGEIDLKFTDTINPNVDVLFLCLGHGRSRLFLETNTFSKMTKVIDLGNDFRLNDDQEFLGRDFVYGLPELEKEKIRSAKNIANPGCFATAIQLGLLPLAFAGKLKDAVHINATTGSTGAGVMPGGTTHFSWRDNNFSSYKVFSHQHLGEIKQSLKQEQHDFEAPVFFVPNRGNFSKGIYATMYTKYEGSEEEAKELYASYYKKAEFTVISDEEIHLKQVVNTNKCILHISKKNGMLLITSVIDNLIKGASGQAIHNMNLMLGLKEKTGLELKASAF encoded by the coding sequence ATGATACAAGTAGGAATAATAGGAGGATCTGGATATACAGCAGGAGAGCTCTTAAGGTTATTAGTACATCACCCAGAAGTACATCTGGATTTTGTGTACAGCACAACAAATGCTGGTGTACCAATTCATAAACAACATCCAGATTTGATAGGAGAAATAGATCTTAAGTTCACAGATACTATAAACCCAAATGTCGATGTATTGTTTTTGTGCCTGGGGCATGGCAGATCAAGATTGTTTTTAGAAACCAATACGTTTTCAAAAATGACCAAAGTAATTGATTTGGGAAATGATTTTAGATTAAACGATGATCAGGAATTTCTGGGAAGAGATTTTGTATATGGTTTGCCAGAGTTAGAAAAAGAAAAGATCAGATCAGCAAAAAATATTGCAAACCCGGGATGTTTTGCTACTGCCATTCAGTTAGGATTATTACCATTAGCTTTTGCAGGGAAACTTAAGGATGCAGTACATATTAATGCTACAACAGGAAGTACAGGAGCTGGTGTAATGCCAGGAGGAACCACTCATTTTAGTTGGAGAGATAATAATTTTTCTAGTTATAAAGTATTCTCACATCAGCACCTGGGAGAGATTAAGCAAAGCCTTAAACAAGAGCAACATGATTTTGAAGCCCCGGTTTTCTTTGTTCCTAATAGGGGGAATTTTAGTAAAGGAATTTATGCCACTATGTACACAAAATATGAAGGTAGCGAAGAAGAGGCGAAAGAACTATATGCATCCTACTATAAAAAGGCTGAGTTTACCGTGATTTCTGATGAAGAAATTCATTTAAAACAAGTAGTAAACACGAATAAATGTATACTACACATTAGTAAGAAAAATGGAATGTTACTCATCACATCTGTAATCGATAACTTAATCAAAGGAGCATCTGGACAAGCGATTCATAATATGAATTTAATGTTGGGATTAAAAGAGAAAACAGGATTAGAATTAAAAGCAAGTGCGTTTTAG
- a CDS encoding argininosuccinate synthase produces MEKVVLAYSGGLDTSYCVKYLIHEKNLDVHTILVNTGGFSEKELKETEKRAYELGSSSHINKTILNEFYDKAIKYLIYGNVLKNNTYPLSVSAERIFQAIEVIKYAKKIGAKYIAHGSTGAGNDQIRFDVIFQTLAPEIEIITPIRDLKLSRQAEVEYLEKHEVYYSWEKAQYSINKGIWGTSVGGKETLSSHRALPDTAYPSQLQKEKEEVITLNFEKGELVGLDGIKDTPVNTIQKLEELASAFAIGRDTHVGDTIIGIKGRVGFEAAAPMVIIKAHHLLEKHVLTKWQQYWKEQLANWYGMLLHEGNYLDPVMRNIEVFMEDSQKSVTGEVKVKLKPYHFTLEGIESDFDMMKSDFGQYGEMNNSWTSDDAKGFIKIYGNANKIYHNVNPSES; encoded by the coding sequence ATGGAAAAAGTAGTATTAGCATATAGCGGAGGACTGGATACCTCGTATTGTGTAAAATATCTTATTCATGAAAAAAATCTGGATGTACATACCATTTTGGTAAACACAGGTGGTTTTTCTGAAAAAGAACTAAAGGAGACAGAAAAAAGAGCCTATGAGTTGGGCAGCTCATCTCATATAAATAAAACCATTCTAAACGAGTTTTATGATAAAGCGATTAAATACCTGATTTATGGTAATGTATTAAAAAATAATACATATCCACTTTCTGTAAGTGCAGAACGAATTTTTCAGGCCATAGAGGTGATTAAATATGCCAAAAAAATAGGAGCAAAGTATATTGCACACGGAAGCACAGGAGCAGGAAACGATCAGATAAGATTTGATGTGATTTTTCAAACATTAGCTCCAGAGATCGAAATTATTACTCCGATTAGAGATTTAAAACTGTCTCGTCAGGCCGAAGTAGAATATCTAGAAAAGCACGAGGTGTACTACAGCTGGGAAAAGGCACAGTACTCAATCAATAAAGGTATTTGGGGAACCAGTGTAGGAGGAAAAGAAACCCTTTCTTCGCATCGTGCATTACCAGATACGGCATACCCCAGTCAACTTCAAAAAGAAAAGGAAGAAGTTATCACATTAAACTTCGAAAAAGGAGAACTCGTAGGATTAGATGGAATTAAGGATACCCCGGTGAATACCATTCAGAAACTGGAAGAACTTGCCAGTGCTTTTGCTATTGGGAGAGATACTCATGTCGGAGATACAATTATTGGTATTAAAGGGAGAGTAGGGTTTGAAGCAGCGGCACCAATGGTAATCATTAAAGCTCACCACCTTTTAGAAAAACACGTTTTAACCAAGTGGCAACAATATTGGAAAGAACAATTAGCCAACTGGTATGGTATGTTGTTACATGAAGGAAATTACTTGGATCCGGTAATGAGAAATATTGAAGTATTTATGGAAGACTCTCAAAAATCAGTAACAGGAGAGGTAAAAGTAAAATTGAAACCTTATCATTTTACCTTAGAAGGAATTGAATCAGATTTTGATATGATGAAATCAGACTTCGGGCAATACGGAGAGATGAATAATTCCTGGACATCTGATGATGCTAAAGGCTTTATAAAAATCTACGGTAATGCCAATAAGATATATCATAATGTAAACCCAAGTGAATCATGA
- a CDS encoding GNAT family N-acetyltransferase: MEKVKIIIANENHFRHAKEICEVISDSAKVRGTGIAKRTPEYIQTKMQNRNAVIAISGNQFAGFCYIEIWGHEKYVAHSGLIVHPNFRNQGLAKKIKEFTFNYSLKKYPMAKVFGITTGLAVMKINSDLGYKPVTFSELTDDPKFWAGCKTCTNYDILTSKEHKMCLCTGMLYNPLKEVKKKEKWYDKKVLKRLKNIKQTMLASNKQLLLWKK, translated from the coding sequence ATGGAAAAAGTAAAAATAATAATTGCTAACGAAAATCATTTTCGTCATGCAAAGGAAATATGCGAAGTAATATCCGATTCTGCCAAAGTAAGAGGAACCGGTATAGCTAAGCGTACTCCAGAATATATACAAACAAAGATGCAAAACAGGAATGCAGTTATTGCCATATCGGGCAATCAATTTGCAGGGTTTTGTTATATCGAAATCTGGGGACATGAAAAATATGTAGCACATTCTGGTTTAATAGTACATCCCAATTTTAGAAATCAAGGTCTGGCAAAAAAAATCAAAGAATTTACATTTAATTATTCTTTGAAAAAATACCCAATGGCCAAAGTGTTCGGTATCACAACCGGGTTAGCTGTAATGAAAATCAATTCTGATTTGGGATATAAACCTGTTACATTCTCTGAACTAACAGATGACCCCAAGTTTTGGGCAGGGTGTAAAACGTGTACAAATTATGATATTCTAACTTCTAAAGAGCATAAAATGTGCTTGTGTACCGGTATGTTATACAACCCTTTAAAAGAAGTTAAGAAGAAAGAAAAGTGGTACGATAAAAAAGTACTAAAACGATTAAAAAATATTAAACAAACGATGCTTGCAAGCAATAAACAATTGTTGTTATGGAAAAAGTAG
- the ilvA gene encoding threonine ammonia-lyase IlvA, with the protein MSTITTTTYFPELEDIQKAASTIKEVAMVTPLMNSIRYSRRYDANILLKREDLQRVRSYKIRGAFNKISSLTKEELEKGVVCASAGNHAQGVAFACHHLGIEGTVYMPSVTPKQKVAQTQMFGGDHVKIVLEGDTFDDSYKAAMETCTSEGKIFVHPFEDPKTIEGQGTIGLEIFKQTDVPIDYIFVAIGGGGLASGLCGAMKALSPKTKIIGVEPEGAPSMLSSIQNNKNTEIFNIDKFIDGAAVQKVGDLNFDICKEYLSDMYTVPEGLVCQTILDLYNRDAIVVEPAGALTLAALEFYKDKIKGKNVVCIVSGSNNDITRTAEIKERALLYADLKHYFIVRFPQRAGALKQFVGEVLGPNDDITHFEYSKKSSRENGPAVVGIELKDKKDLEPLVSRMKALNFFGDYLNDKPDLFQFLI; encoded by the coding sequence ATGAGTACCATAACCACCACAACCTATTTCCCTGAATTAGAGGATATCCAAAAGGCAGCTTCAACGATAAAAGAAGTGGCTATGGTTACTCCTCTTATGAATAGTATTCGGTATTCTCGCAGATACGACGCTAATATTTTATTGAAACGAGAAGATCTTCAACGTGTTCGTTCGTATAAGATAAGAGGTGCTTTTAATAAAATAAGTTCACTTACCAAAGAAGAACTAGAAAAGGGAGTTGTTTGTGCCAGTGCAGGTAATCATGCGCAAGGAGTGGCATTTGCCTGCCATCATTTGGGAATAGAAGGTACGGTTTATATGCCTTCGGTAACCCCAAAACAAAAGGTAGCACAGACGCAAATGTTTGGTGGTGATCATGTAAAAATTGTTCTCGAAGGCGATACATTTGATGATTCGTATAAAGCAGCGATGGAAACCTGTACTTCTGAAGGAAAAATCTTTGTGCATCCTTTTGAGGATCCAAAAACTATAGAAGGGCAAGGAACAATAGGGCTTGAGATTTTTAAGCAGACCGATGTACCTATTGATTACATTTTTGTAGCTATTGGTGGCGGTGGTTTGGCCTCGGGATTATGTGGAGCAATGAAAGCCTTATCGCCAAAAACAAAAATTATTGGTGTCGAACCAGAAGGAGCACCTTCTATGTTATCATCTATCCAAAATAATAAGAATACAGAGATTTTTAATATTGACAAATTTATCGATGGTGCAGCAGTTCAGAAAGTAGGAGATCTTAACTTTGATATTTGTAAAGAATACCTCTCTGATATGTATACAGTCCCCGAAGGATTGGTATGCCAGACCATTTTAGATTTATACAATAGAGATGCTATTGTAGTCGAACCTGCAGGAGCATTAACCTTGGCAGCTCTAGAGTTTTATAAAGATAAGATCAAAGGCAAAAATGTAGTGTGTATTGTAAGTGGTAGTAATAATGATATTACCCGTACTGCAGAGATTAAAGAAAGAGCTTTGTTATATGCAGATTTAAAACACTATTTCATTGTTCGTTTTCCACAACGAGCGGGTGCATTAAAACAATTTGTAGGAGAAGTGCTGGGCCCAAATGATGATATCACACATTTCGAATATTCGAAAAAATCTAGTAGAGAAAATGGCCCCGCAGTGGTTGGAATTGAACTAAAAGACAAGAAAGATTTAGAACCTTTGGTCTCCAGGATGAAGGCCCTTAATTTCTTTGGAGATTACCTTAATGATAAACCTGATTTGTTTCAGTTTTTGATATGA